One window from the genome of Pseudomonas sp. L5B5 encodes:
- the yaaA gene encoding peroxide stress protein YaaA, with translation MLMVISPAKTLDYETPPVTQRFTQPQYLDHSQELIQQLRELTPAQISELMHVSDKIGGLNAARFGSWTPAFSPANAKQALLAFKGDVYTGLNAESLSEADFDYAQQHLRMLSGLYGLLRPLDLMQPYRLEMGTKLANARGKDLYAFWGTRISEWLNEALAEQGDDLLLNLASNEYFSAVKRTALKARIINTEFKDLKNGQYKIISFYAKKARGMMSRFVLQERINDPAQLRQFDVQGYRFSAEQSKADNLVFLRDHAPE, from the coding sequence ATGCTGATGGTGATTTCACCCGCCAAGACCCTCGATTACGAAACACCGCCGGTCACCCAGCGCTTTACCCAGCCGCAATACCTCGACCACTCCCAGGAACTGATCCAACAACTGCGGGAACTGACCCCGGCGCAGATCAGTGAACTGATGCACGTCTCCGACAAGATCGGTGGCCTCAATGCCGCGCGGTTCGGCAGCTGGACCCCGGCCTTCAGCCCGGCCAATGCCAAGCAGGCCCTGCTGGCCTTCAAGGGCGACGTCTACACCGGGCTCAACGCCGAATCCCTCAGCGAAGCGGATTTCGACTATGCCCAGCAGCACCTGCGCATGCTCTCCGGCCTTTATGGCCTATTGCGCCCCCTGGACTTGATGCAGCCCTATCGCCTGGAAATGGGCACCAAGCTGGCCAATGCCCGGGGCAAGGACCTATACGCCTTCTGGGGCACTCGCATCAGCGAGTGGCTGAACGAGGCCCTGGCCGAACAAGGCGACGACCTGCTGCTGAACCTGGCGTCCAACGAGTACTTCTCGGCGGTCAAGCGCACGGCCCTCAAGGCGCGGATCATCAATACCGAGTTCAAGGACCTGAAGAACGGCCAATACAAGATCATCAGCTTCTACGCCAAGAAGGCCCGGGGCATGATGAGCCGCTTCGTGCTCCAGGAGCGCATCAACGACCCGGCCCAGCTCAGGCAATTCGACGTCCAGGGCTATCGTTTCAGCGCCGAACAATCCAAGGCCGACAACCTGGTGTTCCTGCGCGACCACGCACCGGAATAA
- a CDS encoding nucleotide sugar dehydrogenase, protein MRISIFGLGYVGAVCAGCLSARGHEVVGVDISKDKIDLINAGKSPIVEPGLGELLEQGIRTARLRGTTNFAEAIRDTDLSMICVGTPSKKNGDLELDYIESVCREIGFVLRDKATRHTVVVRSTVLPGTVKNVVIPILEDCSGKKAGVDFGVAVNPEFLRESTAIKDYDFPPMTVIGQLDPASGDVLQALYEELDAPIIRKDIEVAEMIKYTCNVWHATKVTFANEIGNIAKAVGVDGRDVMDVVCQDKTLNLSQYYMRPGFAFGGSCLPKDVRALTYRAGSLDVQAPLLNSLMRSNESQVQNAFDIVSSHDKRKVALLGLSFKAGTDDLRESPLVELAEMLIGKGFDLSIYDSNVEYARVHGANKDYIESKIPHVSSLLNSDFDAVIDNSDVIILGNRDEKFRALAQDVPHGKQVIDLVGFMSKATCSKGRTEGICW, encoded by the coding sequence ATGCGCATCAGCATATTCGGTTTGGGTTACGTCGGCGCAGTCTGTGCCGGTTGCCTGTCTGCACGGGGCCATGAAGTGGTTGGCGTGGATATCTCCAAAGACAAGATCGACCTGATCAACGCCGGCAAATCGCCGATCGTCGAACCGGGCCTGGGTGAACTTCTGGAACAGGGCATCCGCACTGCCCGCCTGCGCGGTACCACCAACTTCGCCGAGGCCATCCGCGATACCGACCTGTCGATGATCTGTGTCGGTACCCCGAGCAAGAAGAACGGCGACCTGGAGTTGGACTACATCGAATCGGTATGCCGCGAAATCGGTTTTGTCCTGCGCGACAAGGCCACCCGTCACACCGTGGTGGTGCGCAGCACCGTCCTGCCGGGCACGGTGAAGAACGTGGTGATCCCGATCCTCGAAGACTGCTCGGGCAAGAAGGCCGGGGTGGATTTCGGCGTAGCGGTGAACCCCGAGTTCCTGCGTGAAAGCACCGCCATCAAGGACTACGACTTCCCGCCCATGACCGTGATCGGCCAGCTCGACCCGGCCTCCGGCGACGTCCTGCAAGCACTCTACGAAGAACTCGACGCCCCGATCATCCGCAAGGACATCGAAGTGGCCGAGATGATCAAGTACACCTGCAACGTCTGGCACGCCACCAAGGTCACTTTCGCCAACGAGATCGGCAACATCGCCAAGGCGGTGGGCGTCGATGGCCGCGATGTGATGGACGTGGTCTGCCAGGACAAGACCCTCAACTTGTCCCAGTACTACATGCGCCCGGGCTTCGCCTTCGGCGGCTCGTGCCTGCCCAAGGACGTGCGTGCCCTGACCTACCGTGCCGGCTCCCTGGACGTGCAGGCGCCGCTGCTCAACTCGCTGATGCGCAGCAACGAGTCCCAGGTGCAGAACGCCTTCGACATCGTCTCCAGCCACGACAAGCGCAAGGTCGCCCTGCTGGGCCTTAGCTTCAAGGCCGGCACCGACGACCTGCGCGAGAGCCCGCTGGTGGAGCTGGCGGAAATGCTCATCGGCAAGGGCTTCGACCTGAGTATCTACGACAGCAACGTCGAATATGCCCGGGTTCACGGCGCCAACAAGGACTACATCGAATCGAAGATTCCCCACGTCTCGTCCCTGCTCAACTCGGACTTCGACGCGGTGATCGACAACTCCGACGTGATCATCCTCGGCAACCGTGACGAGAAGTTCCGCGCCCTGGCCCAGGACGTGCCCCACGGCAAGCAGGTCATCGACCTGGTGGGCTTCATGTCCAAGGCCACCTGCAGCAAAGGCCGTACCGAAGGCATCTGCTGGTAA
- the alg8 gene encoding mannuronan synthase, producing MHRLKHGLLQAAGWLFYLSLLMGMALLLPTSTFDSQSKDFIFLIGAVGIWRYSMGATHFVRGMLFLYVVYPHLRRKVRKLGSAADPSHVYLMVTSFRIDALTTAQVYGSVIREAIDCGFPTTVVCSIVEMSDELLVKSLWARMNPPERVKLDFVRIPGTGKRDGLAFGFRAISRHLPDNRAVVAVIDGDTVLGEGVVRKTVPWFQLFGNVGGLTTNEFCEVRGSYIMSEWHKLRFAQRHINMCSMALSKRVLTMTGRMSVFRATVVTDPDFIADVESDSLQHWRLGRFKFLTGDDKSSWFSLMRLGYDTFYVPDAAINTVEHPPEKSFIKASRKLMFRWYGNNLRQNARALGLGIKRLGLFTSVVLFDQRVSMWTSLLGLTVALIASFKYGTAFILAYLLWIGITRLILTVLLSCSGHRIGPAYPLILYYNQIVGALVKIYVFFRLDQQSWTRQDTKLTRDLASFQRWFNTWSSRTMTFSAGSVFVAVLLLMV from the coding sequence ATGCACAGGCTCAAGCACGGCCTGCTCCAGGCCGCCGGTTGGCTGTTCTACCTGAGTCTGTTGATGGGGATGGCCTTGCTGCTGCCCACCTCGACTTTCGACTCGCAGTCCAAGGACTTCATTTTCCTGATTGGCGCCGTGGGTATCTGGCGCTACTCCATGGGTGCCACGCACTTTGTCCGCGGCATGCTGTTTCTCTACGTGGTCTACCCGCACTTGCGGCGCAAGGTGCGCAAGCTCGGCAGCGCGGCGGACCCGTCCCACGTGTACCTGATGGTCACCAGCTTTCGCATCGACGCGCTGACCACCGCCCAGGTCTACGGCTCGGTGATCCGCGAAGCCATCGACTGCGGTTTCCCCACCACCGTGGTCTGCTCGATCGTGGAGATGTCCGACGAGCTGCTGGTGAAAAGCCTGTGGGCGCGGATGAACCCGCCGGAGCGGGTCAAGCTGGACTTCGTGCGCATCCCCGGCACCGGCAAGCGCGACGGCCTGGCCTTCGGCTTTCGCGCCATCTCCCGCCACCTGCCGGACAACCGCGCCGTGGTGGCCGTGATCGACGGCGACACGGTGCTCGGCGAAGGCGTGGTACGCAAGACCGTGCCCTGGTTCCAGCTGTTCGGCAATGTCGGCGGCCTGACCACCAACGAGTTCTGCGAAGTGCGCGGCAGCTACATCATGAGCGAATGGCACAAGCTGCGCTTCGCCCAGCGTCACATCAACATGTGCTCCATGGCCCTGTCCAAGCGCGTGCTGACCATGACCGGGCGCATGTCGGTGTTCCGCGCCACCGTGGTCACCGACCCGGACTTCATCGCCGACGTCGAAAGCGATTCCCTGCAGCACTGGCGCCTGGGTCGCTTCAAGTTCCTCACTGGCGACGACAAGTCCAGCTGGTTCAGCCTGATGCGCCTGGGCTACGACACCTTCTACGTGCCTGACGCGGCGATCAACACCGTGGAACACCCGCCGGAGAAGAGCTTCATCAAGGCCAGCCGCAAGCTGATGTTCCGCTGGTACGGCAACAACCTGCGGCAGAACGCTCGGGCGCTGGGCCTGGGCATCAAGCGCCTGGGGCTGTTCACCAGCGTCGTGCTGTTCGACCAGCGCGTATCGATGTGGACCTCGCTGCTGGGGCTGACCGTGGCCCTCATCGCCAGCTTCAAGTACGGCACCGCGTTCATCCTCGCCTACCTGCTGTGGATCGGCATCACCCGCCTGATTCTGACCGTGCTGCTGTCCTGCTCGGGGCACCGCATCGGCCCGGCCTACCCCTTGATTCTCTATTACAACCAGATCGTCGGCGCGCTGGTGAAGATCTACGTGTTCTTCCGCCTCGACCAGCAGTCCTGGACCCGCCAGGACACCAAGCTGACCCGCGACCTGGCCAGTTTTCAACGTTGGTTCAACACCTGGTCGTCCCGAACCATGACCTTCTCGGCCGGCAGCGTGTTCGTCGCCGTGCTGCTGCTGATGGTCTGA
- a CDS encoding alginate biosynthesis protein Alg44 — protein sequence MNTAVNVNVVHESEAQRQHARVKIPAKLRFFGSDAKPLEVRVHDLSAGGLSFNAGQQALTVGAVHKGRLQFVIDNLGLAMDVELQIRSFDRQSGRVGCQFQNLEPQDIATLRHLITSHLAGDIVSMGDVLATLQRDNFTKARKHKDSGSGMSALGRLRAVTFSAGIFIVGLAAFGFILKSVYGMYFVSHAEAGLVNVPGMNVTMPRDGTVQSLVPANGNVAKGAPLATFSTSMLDVLKGHLDENQLQPAKVEELFGKQMTGTLTSPCDCTVAQQLVADGQYASKGDVIYQLVPRGSQATVEARFSYRQFGDVRPGSRVNLQIAGEDDVRTGTIVSSTSLNSNDLSSDIRVQIKPDAPLGSEFAGRPVEVSSDRGPSMNWLIDKAMAAGL from the coding sequence ATGAACACCGCCGTCAACGTCAACGTAGTGCATGAATCCGAAGCTCAACGCCAGCACGCACGGGTCAAGATCCCGGCCAAGCTGCGCTTCTTCGGGAGCGACGCCAAGCCCCTGGAAGTGCGGGTCCACGACCTCTCCGCCGGCGGCCTGAGCTTCAATGCCGGGCAGCAGGCTCTGACCGTCGGCGCCGTGCACAAGGGTCGCCTGCAATTCGTCATCGACAACCTCGGCCTGGCCATGGACGTCGAGCTGCAGATCCGCTCCTTCGACCGCCAGAGCGGCCGCGTCGGCTGCCAGTTCCAGAACCTCGAGCCCCAGGACATCGCCACCCTGCGCCACCTGATCACCTCGCATCTGGCCGGCGACATCGTCAGCATGGGCGACGTGCTCGCCACCCTGCAGCGCGACAACTTCACCAAGGCCCGCAAGCACAAGGACAGCGGCAGCGGCATGAGCGCCCTGGGCCGCCTGCGGGCCGTGACCTTCAGTGCCGGGATCTTCATCGTCGGCCTCGCCGCTTTCGGTTTCATCCTCAAGTCGGTGTATGGCATGTACTTCGTCAGCCACGCCGAGGCCGGCCTGGTGAACGTGCCCGGGATGAACGTCACCATGCCGCGCGACGGCACGGTGCAGAGCCTGGTGCCTGCCAACGGCAACGTGGCCAAGGGCGCTCCCCTGGCCACCTTCAGCACCAGCATGCTGGATGTGCTCAAGGGTCACCTGGACGAAAACCAGCTGCAGCCGGCCAAGGTCGAGGAGCTGTTCGGCAAGCAGATGACCGGCACCCTGACCTCCCCTTGCGACTGCACCGTGGCCCAGCAACTGGTGGCCGACGGTCAATACGCCAGCAAGGGCGACGTGATCTACCAACTGGTGCCACGCGGCAGCCAGGCCACTGTCGAGGCGCGTTTCTCCTACCGCCAGTTCGGCGACGTGCGTCCGGGCAGCCGGGTCAACTTGCAGATCGCCGGCGAGGATGACGTGCGCACCGGCACCATCGTCAGCAGCACCAGCCTCAACAGCAACGACCTGTCCTCCGACATCCGCGTACAGATCAAGCCCGACGCGCCGCTGGGCAGCGAATTCGCCGGCCGGCCGGTGGAGGTTAGCAGTGACCGCGGGCCCTCGATGAACTGGCTGATCGACAAAGCCATGGCTGCGGGTCTGTAA
- the algK gene encoding alginate biosynthesis TPR repeat lipoprotein AlgK: MNTPTQLAVLPLVAALALAGCAGLPDQRLANEALKRGDTALAEQNYRQLADLGYSEAQVGLADIQVESRDPAQIKQAEATYRAAADTSPRAQARLGRLLVAKPGSSEAEQHEAEGLLKKAFANGEGNTLIPLAMLYLQYPHSFPNVDAQQQISQWRAAGYPEAGLAQVLLYRTQGTYDQHLDQVESICKAALNSTDICYVELATVYQKRGQPEQQAELIKQLQAGYSRGSVSAQRVDSVARVLGDASLGKPDEKTAQALLEQVAPGYPASWVSLAQLLYDFPELGDVDKMMEYLDNGRAADQPRAELLLGKLYYEGKWVPADAKVAEEHFKQAQGREVAADYYLGQIYRRGYLGQVYPQKALDHLLTAARNGQNSADFAIAQLFSQGRGTAPNPVNAYVFSQLAKAQDTPQANELAQQLDQQLPSGQRAEAQRLLQQEQAVRGALTQNTLQLHALQEEDGEEAL, translated from the coding sequence ATGAACACGCCTACCCAACTCGCGGTGTTGCCTTTGGTCGCAGCGCTGGCCCTGGCCGGTTGCGCCGGCCTGCCGGACCAACGCCTGGCCAACGAAGCCCTCAAGCGTGGCGACACCGCCCTGGCCGAGCAGAACTACCGCCAACTGGCGGACCTGGGCTACAGCGAAGCGCAAGTGGGCCTGGCGGACATCCAGGTGGAAAGCCGCGACCCGGCGCAGATCAAGCAGGCCGAGGCCACCTACCGCGCCGCAGCCGACACCTCGCCACGGGCCCAGGCCCGGCTGGGTCGCCTGCTGGTGGCCAAGCCCGGTTCCAGCGAAGCCGAGCAGCACGAAGCCGAAGGCCTGCTCAAGAAAGCCTTTGCCAATGGCGAAGGCAACACCCTGATCCCCCTGGCGATGCTGTACCTGCAATATCCCCACAGCTTCCCCAACGTCGACGCCCAGCAGCAGATCAGCCAATGGCGCGCCGCCGGCTACCCCGAGGCCGGTCTGGCCCAGGTCCTGCTGTACCGCACCCAGGGCACCTACGACCAGCACCTGGACCAAGTGGAAAGCATCTGCAAGGCCGCCCTCAACAGCACCGACATCTGCTACGTCGAGCTGGCCACCGTCTACCAGAAGCGCGGCCAGCCGGAACAGCAGGCCGAGTTGATCAAGCAGCTGCAGGCCGGCTACAGCCGGGGCAGCGTCAGCGCCCAGCGAGTCGACAGCGTGGCCCGGGTACTGGGCGATGCCAGCCTCGGCAAGCCGGACGAAAAGACCGCCCAGGCCCTGCTGGAACAGGTAGCCCCCGGCTACCCGGCGTCCTGGGTCAGCCTGGCGCAACTGCTCTACGACTTCCCCGAACTGGGTGACGTCGACAAGATGATGGAGTACCTGGACAACGGCCGCGCCGCCGACCAGCCCCGGGCCGAGCTGCTGCTGGGCAAGCTCTACTACGAAGGCAAGTGGGTCCCGGCGGACGCCAAGGTGGCCGAGGAACACTTCAAGCAAGCCCAGGGCCGCGAGGTCGCCGCCGATTACTACCTGGGGCAGATCTACCGCCGTGGCTACCTGGGCCAGGTCTATCCGCAAAAAGCCCTGGACCACCTGCTGACCGCCGCCCGTAACGGCCAGAACAGCGCCGACTTCGCCATTGCCCAGCTGTTTTCCCAGGGCCGCGGCACCGCGCCCAACCCGGTCAACGCCTACGTCTTCAGCCAGCTGGCCAAGGCCCAGGACACACCCCAGGCCAACGAACTGGCCCAGCAGCTGGATCAACAACTGCCCTCCGGCCAGCGCGCCGAAGCCCAGCGCCTGCTGCAACAGGAGCAGGCGGTACGTGGCGCCCTGACCCAGAACACGCTGCAACTGCACGCCCTGCAGGAAGAAGACGGCGAGGAAGCCCTATGA
- a CDS encoding alginate export family protein: MKPTPFNTAPVAAAAGCAPAQRVHQVDTRPLRLSKLAIGLGIALAWSAPSFAALSDTKNFGLEVKITGQSEDDRDLGTQGGGDVNGIGLDLRPWVYGESGNWSAYAMGQAVTSTDVIETDTLQQSGDDASQQSANDDRKAKKNYLAMREFWVGYSGFTAYPGEQLKFGRQRLRNDDGQWRDTNIEALNWTFDTTLLRANLGLAERFSEYRTDLKELAPKDKDRLHAYADVAYQWTPGQWVGIRAHHTHDDGKLDYAKPGEASDPLDKKQNGDLTWLGLEANSDAYNWRNTNTVNYWASLTGMRGDRDTVTPLNADGSRPTQAKRGENLNGWATDLGVRLRLDPNWQVGAAYARASAEYEQNGLQSNRSNYTGTRSRVHRFGEAFRGEMNNTQSATLFGSWQLREDYDASLVYHKFWRVDGNKPVGSNGINAVDNNYDDATGALLSSTSLPLMDGKKDLGQEMDLVVTKYFKQGLLPAALSQSIDEPSALVRFRGGVFKPGDAYGKEVDSYMHRAFIDVIWRF, translated from the coding sequence ATGAAGCCCACCCCATTCAACACCGCCCCTGTAGCCGCTGCCGCAGGCTGCGCACCAGCGCAACGCGTCCATCAGGTCGACACACGCCCCTTGCGCCTGTCGAAGCTGGCCATCGGCCTGGGCATCGCCCTCGCCTGGTCGGCACCGTCCTTCGCCGCGCTGAGCGACACCAAGAACTTCGGCCTGGAAGTGAAGATCACCGGCCAGTCCGAGGATGACCGCGACCTGGGCACCCAAGGCGGTGGCGACGTCAACGGTATCGGCCTCGACCTGCGGCCCTGGGTCTACGGTGAAAGCGGCAACTGGAGCGCCTACGCCATGGGCCAGGCGGTGACCTCCACCGACGTGATCGAAACCGACACCCTGCAACAATCCGGCGACGACGCCAGCCAGCAGTCCGCCAACGACGATCGCAAGGCCAAGAAGAACTACCTGGCCATGCGCGAGTTCTGGGTCGGCTACAGCGGTTTCACCGCCTACCCCGGCGAGCAGTTGAAGTTCGGCCGCCAGCGCCTGCGCAATGACGACGGGCAATGGCGCGACACCAACATCGAAGCCCTCAACTGGACCTTCGACACCACCCTGCTGCGGGCCAACCTGGGCCTGGCCGAGCGCTTCAGCGAATACCGCACCGACCTCAAGGAGCTGGCGCCCAAGGACAAGGATCGCCTGCACGCCTACGCCGACGTCGCCTACCAGTGGACGCCCGGCCAATGGGTCGGCATCCGCGCCCACCACACCCACGATGACGGCAAGCTCGACTACGCCAAGCCCGGTGAGGCCAGCGACCCGCTGGACAAGAAGCAGAACGGCGACCTGACCTGGCTCGGCCTGGAAGCCAACAGCGACGCCTATAACTGGCGCAACACCAACACGGTCAACTACTGGGCCAGCCTCACCGGCATGCGCGGCGACCGCGATACGGTCACCCCACTGAACGCCGACGGCAGTCGTCCGACCCAGGCCAAGCGCGGTGAAAACCTCAACGGCTGGGCCACCGACCTGGGGGTTCGCCTGCGCCTGGACCCGAACTGGCAAGTAGGCGCGGCCTATGCCCGGGCCAGCGCCGAGTACGAACAGAACGGCCTGCAAAGCAACCGTTCCAACTACACCGGCACCCGCTCCCGGGTGCATCGCTTCGGCGAAGCCTTCAGGGGCGAAATGAACAACACCCAGAGCGCCACCCTGTTCGGCTCCTGGCAACTGCGCGAGGACTACGACGCCAGCCTGGTCTACCACAAGTTCTGGCGTGTGGACGGCAACAAGCCGGTGGGCAGCAACGGCATCAACGCTGTGGACAACAACTACGACGACGCCACCGGCGCCCTGTTGTCCAGCACCTCGCTGCCACTCATGGACGGCAAGAAGGACCTCGGCCAGGAGATGGACCTGGTGGTCACCAAGTACTTCAAGCAAGGCCTGTTGCCGGCGGCCCTGAGCCAGTCGATCGATGAACCTTCGGCCCTGGTGCGTTTTCGGGGTGGCGTGTTCAAGCCCGGCGACGCCTACGGCAAAGAGGTCGACTCCTACATGCACCGCGCCTTCATCGACGTGATCTGGCGCTTCTGA
- the algG gene encoding mannuronan 5-epimerase AlgG has product MNGYPHNSQRYKGSLSLLAGALLLAGSSAFASVETTKAPIVAKELQQAKTYTVSSAPTEPLALAKPTLPDLSGYTAEAVAAKVVRNKPGKISVRRMMQEDALKDFIGGDNKMAEWVVRQHGIPQAIFIDDGYVNLKELASKLPKQYLSETAPGVYLARLPIVVGRHGILEIDRQTKELRLSQEAGSFLVNDGQLFVRDTKVTGWREKDNGPATFRSAKEFRPFLLAWGGTQTYIANSTMASFGYANSKSYGVSISQYTPNMAKVLKRSEPTGWIIGSTFSDMWYGFYCYETEGFVLKGNTYKDNIVYGIDPHDRSHGLIIADNTVYGTKKKHGIIISREVNDSFIFNNRSYDNHLSGLVIDRNSINNLIAYNEIYRNHTDGITLYESADNLIYGNKVVSNRRHGIRIRNSVNIRLYENIAMANGLTGVYGHIKDLSDTDRDIKLDPFDAQVSLIVVGGELAANGSGPMSIDSPLSVELYRVSMLAPTKSSGISFSGVLGDRQDEILDLLVRQRKAVLIDPVERQTEMRD; this is encoded by the coding sequence ATGAATGGCTACCCCCACAACAGCCAGCGCTACAAAGGCTCCCTGAGCCTGCTGGCCGGCGCCCTGCTGCTGGCCGGCAGCAGCGCCTTCGCCAGCGTCGAAACGACCAAGGCGCCCATCGTCGCCAAGGAACTGCAACAGGCCAAGACCTACACCGTCAGCAGCGCCCCCACCGAGCCCCTGGCCCTGGCCAAGCCGACCCTGCCCGACCTTTCCGGCTACACCGCCGAAGCGGTCGCGGCGAAAGTCGTGCGCAACAAGCCGGGCAAGATCAGCGTGCGCCGGATGATGCAGGAAGACGCACTGAAGGACTTCATCGGCGGCGACAACAAGATGGCCGAATGGGTGGTACGCCAGCACGGCATTCCCCAGGCGATCTTCATCGACGACGGCTACGTCAACCTCAAGGAGCTGGCGAGCAAGCTGCCCAAGCAGTACCTCAGCGAAACCGCGCCCGGGGTCTACCTGGCGCGCCTGCCCATCGTCGTCGGCCGCCACGGCATCCTGGAAATCGACCGGCAGACCAAGGAGTTGCGCCTGTCCCAGGAAGCCGGCTCGTTCCTGGTGAACGACGGCCAGCTGTTCGTGCGCGACACCAAAGTCACCGGCTGGCGCGAGAAGGACAACGGCCCGGCGACCTTCCGCTCGGCCAAGGAGTTTCGTCCGTTCCTGCTGGCATGGGGCGGCACCCAGACCTACATCGCCAACAGCACGATGGCCAGCTTCGGCTACGCCAACTCCAAGTCCTACGGAGTGAGCATTTCCCAGTACACGCCGAACATGGCCAAGGTCCTCAAGCGCTCCGAACCCACCGGCTGGATCATCGGCTCGACCTTCTCGGACATGTGGTACGGCTTCTACTGCTACGAGACCGAAGGTTTCGTACTCAAGGGCAACACCTACAAGGACAACATCGTCTACGGCATCGACCCCCACGACCGTTCCCACGGCCTGATCATTGCCGACAACACCGTCTACGGCACCAAGAAGAAGCACGGCATCATCATTTCCCGGGAAGTGAACGACAGCTTCATCTTCAACAACCGCAGCTACGACAACCACCTCTCGGGGCTGGTGATCGACCGCAACAGCATCAACAACCTGATCGCCTACAACGAGATCTACCGCAACCACACCGACGGCATCACCCTCTACGAGAGTGCCGACAACCTGATCTACGGCAACAAGGTGGTGAGCAACCGCCGCCACGGCATCCGCATTCGCAACAGCGTGAACATCCGCTTGTACGAAAACATCGCCATGGCCAACGGGCTGACCGGGGTCTACGGCCACATCAAGGACCTGTCCGACACCGACCGCGACATCAAGCTCGACCCGTTCGACGCCCAGGTCTCGCTGATCGTGGTCGGCGGCGAGCTGGCGGCCAACGGCAGCGGACCGATGTCCATCGACTCGCCCCTGAGCGTGGAGCTGTACCGGGTCTCCATGCTGGCGCCGACCAAGAGCAGCGGCATCAGCTTTTCCGGGGTCCTGGGCGACCGCCAGGATGAAATTCTCGACTTGCTGGTACGCCAGCGCAAAGCCGTATTGATCGACCCCGTCGAACGCCAGACCGAAATGCGGGATTGA
- a CDS encoding alginate O-acetyltransferase — translation MHPHWIKLLGLSALTAGILAASAGARADQAAGQNAAPSFKAEPCCNLCPAAHDAKNYVTRYQQNFTTLVQAQGDWLFRTQEDLRTEFNTTPEGYRRLKQLHEAFKSKGVELVVVYQPTRGLVNRNKLNPAEKARFDYDKALTNYKAMLGRFAQMGYVVPDLSPLTNEQLPDTLPAHDFYFRGDQHWTPYGAQRTAQIVAGKVKQLPAFADIPRREFETRKSGRMGKTGTLHNMAGQLCGTSYAIQYMDQFTTEPKGEAGDGDLFGDSGNPQITLVGTSHSGKNYNFAGFLEEAIGADILNVAFPGGGLEGSMLQYLGSDEFQKSPPKILIWEFSPLYRLDQETIYRQMMALLDNGCEGKDAQMSASTTLKPGKNELLVNSKNMDLRNSGHQVDIRFADTSVKTLQATLWYMNGRHEDIKIDKPETSDTDGRFAFELRTDEDWATQNLLAVEIQGPETGTAGQKVEAKICKRNVFPSAGQRTAQIGQ, via the coding sequence ATGCACCCACACTGGATCAAACTCCTGGGCCTGTCGGCCCTGACCGCGGGCATTCTCGCCGCCAGCGCCGGCGCCCGCGCCGATCAGGCCGCCGGCCAGAACGCCGCGCCAAGCTTCAAGGCCGAGCCGTGCTGCAACCTTTGCCCGGCCGCCCACGACGCGAAGAACTACGTGACCCGTTATCAGCAGAACTTCACCACCCTGGTGCAGGCCCAGGGCGACTGGCTGTTCCGTACCCAGGAAGATTTGCGCACCGAGTTCAACACCACACCCGAAGGCTACCGCCGCCTCAAGCAATTGCACGAAGCCTTCAAGAGCAAGGGCGTGGAGTTGGTGGTGGTCTATCAGCCAACCCGCGGCCTGGTGAATCGCAACAAACTCAACCCGGCCGAAAAAGCCCGCTTCGACTACGACAAGGCCCTGACCAACTACAAGGCCATGCTCGGGCGCTTCGCACAGATGGGCTACGTGGTGCCGGACCTCTCGCCGCTGACCAACGAACAGCTGCCCGACACCCTGCCGGCCCACGATTTCTATTTCCGTGGCGACCAGCACTGGACCCCCTACGGCGCCCAGCGCACGGCGCAGATCGTCGCCGGCAAGGTCAAGCAACTGCCAGCCTTCGCCGACATTCCACGGCGTGAATTCGAGACCCGCAAATCCGGGCGCATGGGCAAGACCGGCACCTTGCACAACATGGCCGGCCAGCTGTGCGGCACCAGCTACGCCATCCAGTACATGGACCAGTTCACCACCGAGCCCAAGGGCGAGGCCGGCGACGGCGACCTGTTCGGCGATTCTGGCAACCCGCAGATCACCCTGGTGGGCACCAGCCACAGTGGCAAGAACTACAACTTCGCCGGCTTCCTCGAAGAAGCCATCGGTGCCGACATCCTCAACGTCGCCTTCCCCGGCGGCGGCCTGGAAGGCTCGATGCTGCAGTATCTGGGCAGCGACGAGTTCCAGAAGAGCCCGCCGAAGATCCTGATCTGGGAGTTCTCGCCGCTGTACCGCCTGGACCAGGAAACCATCTACCGGCAGATGATGGCCCTGCTGGACAACGGCTGTGAGGGCAAGGACGCGCAGATGAGCGCCAGCACCACCCTCAAGCCCGGCAAGAACGAGCTGCTGGTCAACAGCAAGAACATGGACCTGCGCAACAGCGGCCATCAGGTCGACATCCGCTTCGCCGACACCTCGGTGAAAACCCTGCAAGCCACCCTCTGGTACATGAACGGGCGCCACGAGGACATCAAGATCGACAAGCCGGAAACCTCCGACACCGACGGACGCTTCGCCTTCGAACTGCGCACCGATGAAGACTGGGCCACGCAGAACCTGCTGGCAGTGGAAATCCAGGGCCCGGAAACGGGCACGGCCGGGCAGAAGGTCGAAGCGAAAATTTGCAAACGCAACGTATTCCCGAGCGCCGGGCAACGCACCGCGCAGATCGGGCAATGA